One Candidatus Binatia bacterium DNA window includes the following coding sequences:
- the serS gene encoding serine--tRNA ligase, which yields MLEMRLIRERTDYVKTELAKTGFEAAAIDAIVAADARRRSLIQQVEALRAHRAEVSRTIGRSDPAARTQLVADMRAVGDRVSALEQELAEAEADVQRRMLEVPNIPDPSVPVGADDRANTVLRTTGTPREFDFAPRPHWELGPALGILDFDRGVKISGSRFYVLTGAGARLQRALIAWMLDLHTRVHGFTEVYPPYLVKQECLYGAGQLPKFADNIYRDAEDDLWMIGTAEIPVTNLHRDEILEASALPLSYVSYTACFRREKMSAGRDVRGIKRGHQFDKVEMYKITAPANSAAALDDILHAAEAVAKGLAIPHRVISICTGDLGFTAAKKYDVEMWAPGCGEWLEVSSCSNCTDFQARRANIRYRPAPRAKPEFVHTLNGSGLALPRVLIAVLENYQQPDGSVVVPEVLRPFMGADRIVRGS from the coding sequence ATGTTAGAGATGCGCCTGATCCGCGAACGGACCGACTACGTCAAGACGGAACTCGCCAAGACGGGCTTCGAGGCCGCTGCCATCGACGCCATCGTCGCCGCCGATGCCCGCCGCCGCAGTCTGATTCAGCAAGTGGAGGCCTTGCGTGCCCATCGTGCCGAGGTTTCGCGCACGATCGGCCGCAGCGACCCCGCCGCGCGCACGCAACTCGTTGCCGACATGCGCGCCGTCGGCGACCGCGTCAGCGCCCTCGAACAGGAACTGGCGGAAGCCGAGGCGGACGTCCAGCGGCGCATGCTGGAGGTCCCGAATATCCCCGACCCCTCGGTGCCGGTCGGGGCCGACGATCGGGCCAACACGGTTCTGCGCACCACGGGAACTCCGCGGGAGTTCGACTTCGCGCCGCGGCCGCACTGGGAACTCGGTCCGGCACTCGGCATTCTGGATTTCGACCGTGGCGTGAAGATCTCCGGCTCGCGGTTTTACGTCCTTACCGGCGCCGGGGCGCGCCTGCAGCGAGCGCTTATCGCGTGGATGCTCGACCTGCACACGCGGGTCCATGGTTTCACCGAGGTATACCCGCCCTATCTGGTCAAACAGGAGTGTCTCTACGGGGCCGGCCAGTTGCCGAAGTTCGCCGACAACATCTATCGCGACGCCGAGGACGATCTCTGGATGATCGGCACGGCGGAGATACCGGTGACCAACCTGCACCGCGACGAAATCCTCGAAGCGAGCGCATTGCCCCTGTCGTACGTCTCTTACACGGCGTGCTTCCGGCGCGAGAAGATGTCGGCCGGGCGGGACGTGCGCGGCATCAAGCGCGGGCATCAGTTCGATAAGGTCGAGATGTACAAGATCACCGCGCCGGCCAACTCTGCCGCCGCGCTGGATGACATCCTGCACGCCGCCGAAGCGGTCGCCAAAGGCCTCGCTATCCCGCACCGGGTGATTTCAATCTGCACCGGGGACCTCGGCTTCACGGCCGCCAAGAAATACGATGTGGAGATGTGGGCGCCGGGTTGTGGCGAGTGGCTCGAAGTCAGCTCGTGCAGCAACTGTACCGACTTTCAGGCGCGGAGGGCCAACATCCGCTATCGCCCGGCGCCCCGCGCCAAGCCGGAATTCGTCCACACGCTCAATGGATCGGGCCTCGCCTTGCCGCGCGTGCTCATCGCGGTCCTGGAGAACTACCAGCAACCCGACGGCAGCGTCGTTGTACCCGAGGTCCTGCGACCATTCATGGGCGCCGACCGCATCGTGCGCGGGAGCTGA
- a CDS encoding amidase: protein MRDDRIWRLDAVAQAELVRRGEVTPLELVDGAIERIERTHDALNAVILPAFDRARDAARRLRPHTRDAAGTIPAFLGVPLLMKDLGGQEGGAPFHMGIGGLKRIDWRAPTDSYTAARLRAAGFVSLGRTNTPELGLLPTSEPVAYGPTRNPWDPTRSPGGSSGGSAAAVASGLVPVAHASDGGGSIRIPAAHCGLVGLKPTRGRVSFGPLAGERWAGFSCELVVSRSVRDTAAVLDVLALPMPGDPYFPPPPARRFAELATQTPPALRIGVLTHAPRSGIGVDPACRAAALRAARLLEELGHRVEEASPGALADEDATRTFVTVVACNIARTLDAIERLTGKALAAMDVEPLTWAVAELGRATAAPRYIAAVDAAHEFGRKLAAWWEEGFDLLLTPTTGEPPPPLGQFPSTSEEPFLGFTRAAPFGAFTTAFNMSGQPAISVPLHWTAEGLPVGAQLAAGYGREDLLLQVAAQIERAAPWADRWPPIAGKTVTGN from the coding sequence ATGCGTGACGATCGGATCTGGCGTCTCGACGCTGTGGCGCAGGCGGAATTGGTCCGCCGCGGCGAGGTAACGCCCCTGGAGCTTGTCGATGGCGCGATCGAGCGCATCGAGCGCACCCACGACGCTCTCAACGCGGTTATTCTGCCCGCTTTCGATCGCGCCCGTGACGCCGCGCGGCGCTTGCGTCCTCATACCCGCGATGCCGCCGGCACTATCCCGGCGTTCCTCGGCGTGCCCCTGCTCATGAAGGACCTCGGCGGACAGGAGGGCGGCGCGCCGTTTCACATGGGTATCGGCGGACTGAAGCGCATCGACTGGCGCGCACCGACCGACAGCTACACGGCGGCACGTCTGCGCGCCGCGGGCTTCGTGAGTCTCGGACGCACCAACACGCCGGAGCTGGGACTCCTTCCAACCAGCGAACCGGTCGCTTACGGGCCGACCCGCAACCCGTGGGACCCCACCCGCAGCCCCGGCGGATCGAGTGGCGGCTCGGCGGCGGCCGTCGCCAGCGGGCTCGTTCCGGTCGCACACGCCAGCGACGGTGGCGGCTCGATCCGCATTCCCGCCGCCCACTGCGGGCTCGTGGGCTTGAAGCCGACGCGTGGACGGGTCTCGTTCGGCCCTCTGGCGGGAGAGCGCTGGGCGGGGTTCTCCTGCGAGCTGGTCGTGTCGCGCAGCGTGCGCGACACGGCGGCGGTGCTCGATGTGCTGGCACTGCCGATGCCCGGAGACCCGTACTTCCCGCCGCCCCCGGCAAGGAGGTTCGCCGAGCTTGCGACCCAGACACCGCCGGCGCTGCGCATCGGCGTCCTGACGCACGCGCCACGGTCGGGTATCGGGGTCGATCCTGCCTGCAGGGCGGCGGCGCTGCGGGCCGCGCGCCTACTCGAGGAGCTTGGCCATCGCGTCGAGGAAGCGTCGCCAGGCGCTCTGGCCGACGAGGACGCGACCCGCACGTTCGTCACCGTGGTGGCTTGCAACATCGCCCGGACGCTTGACGCAATCGAGCGGCTGACCGGAAAGGCGCTGGCGGCGATGGACGTCGAGCCCCTCACCTGGGCCGTCGCCGAGCTCGGCCGGGCGACGGCGGCCCCGCGTTACATCGCGGCCGTCGACGCGGCACACGAGTTCGGGCGGAAACTGGCGGCGTGGTGGGAGGAGGGTTTCGATCTGCTGCTCACGCCAACCACGGGCGAACCCCCACCACCGCTGGGCCAATTCCCCAGCACATCGGAAGAGCCGTTTCTCGGTTTTACGCGGGCGGCACCGTTCGGCGCCTTCACGACAGCCTTCAACATGAGCGGTCAACCGGCTATCTCCGTGCCCCTCCACTGGACCGCGGAGGGCCTGCCGGTGGGTGCGCAGCTCGCAGCAGGGTACGGGCGAGAGGATTTGTTGTTGCAGGTCGCGGCGCAGATCGAGCGAGCCGCGCCGTGGGCGGATCGCTGGCCGCCGATAGCGGGGAAGACGGTCACGGGGAATTAG
- a CDS encoding DNA-3-methyladenine glycosylase I has translation MTGKRIRCAWVSADPIYVRYHDEEWGVPVRDDRELFEHLILDGAQAGLSWLTILKKRDNYRRAFAGFDPERVAAYGAREVQRLLADPGIVRNRLKIAAAIDNARAFVAVQEKEGSFGRLLWSFTEGRTLQNRWRRPRDVPARTPAAEAMSGALKARGFRFVGPTICYAFMQAVGMVNDHIVDCFRHRQLGGHE, from the coding sequence GTGACCGGAAAACGCATCCGCTGCGCGTGGGTGAGCGCCGACCCGATCTACGTTCGTTATCACGACGAAGAGTGGGGTGTGCCCGTCCGCGACGATCGGGAGCTGTTCGAACATCTTATCCTCGACGGCGCCCAGGCCGGCTTGAGCTGGCTGACGATTCTGAAGAAGCGCGACAACTACCGCCGCGCCTTTGCGGGCTTCGATCCGGAGCGGGTGGCGGCGTACGGAGCCCGCGAAGTGCAACGCCTGCTGGCCGATCCCGGGATCGTCCGCAACCGCTTGAAGATCGCGGCGGCCATCGACAACGCCCGCGCCTTCGTCGCCGTGCAGGAGAAAGAAGGCAGCTTCGGAAGGCTGCTCTGGAGCTTCACGGAGGGCAGGACATTGCAGAACCGCTGGCGCAGGCCGCGCGACGTGCCGGCCCGGACGCCCGCCGCGGAAGCGATGAGCGGGGCCCTCAAGGCCCGCGGGTTCCGCTTCGTCGGCCCGACGATCTGCTACGCCTTCATGCAGGCCGTCGGCATGGTGAACGACCACATCGTCGACTGCTTCCGCCACCGCCAGCTCGGCGGACACGAGTAA
- a CDS encoding DoxX family protein has product MAASRVQIFAIWVLTTLLVALFVLAGGGKLAATEQAAAEFARFGYPQWFMLLIGALELLAGLSLLFPRSALPGALTLVPVMAGAVWTHWRLGEPVLAPATAGGMLALLAWLRWTTGAAPRAPVAGDARRR; this is encoded by the coding sequence GTGGCGGCAAGTCGCGTGCAGATCTTCGCCATCTGGGTCCTGACGACCTTACTGGTGGCGCTGTTCGTTCTCGCCGGCGGCGGTAAGCTCGCGGCCACGGAGCAGGCGGCCGCGGAGTTTGCACGCTTCGGCTACCCGCAGTGGTTCATGCTTCTGATTGGCGCCCTCGAACTGCTTGCCGGTCTGTCCCTGCTCTTCCCGCGCTCGGCCCTGCCCGGCGCCCTTACGCTCGTCCCGGTGATGGCCGGCGCGGTGTGGACGCACTGGCGCCTGGGCGAACCGGTCCTCGCGCCGGCGACCGCAGGCGGCATGCTGGCGCTGCTCGCCTGGTTGCGCTGGACCACGGGCGCCGCGCCCCGTGCGCCGGTTGCGGGCGACGCCCGGCGTCGATAA
- a CDS encoding B12-binding domain-containing radical SAM protein: protein MLVFLIHIRDPQFYALPAATRATNGRTRIMGFPPIGIMSLSAVLKRAGHECVMFDQANPETPNDTIVAEIRRRRPGLVGLSFLSTTSYPYAKVLARQIRADNAQVPLAFGGVFATLNAVLVKQQCPEVDFVCRGEGEQLLLDLVERLDDPGSVAGVTWADGDRVVHNPDRTLDRRLDQWPFPDRESLPLEFVESMPLDVPTVLSMDRFTTVQTSRGCPWSCVFCDIPIFNEGKWRSRSPQHVVGELAHLQREGYGAVYFVDDHFLLQPKRIDAICKGIADAGVTIKWGCEGRVGSTAEHLFPAMVRAHCRTVMFGVESGSQAVLDRLKKRQTLADVETAVTAAKRAGVEIVHGFFVVGSPGETVEDMHATFDFAARLPLDTFAFNRLCVYRGTPLWQEYVARGIVSDAADWYKYFKCSEIDSTCLSGEQINAVRASGLRRVFRYKLLHYPIQTLRLLRRFLRHMPLRDVLYLLRKPFLGNSSGATPNEVLSRTVDHATLKDRAAQLTRQPEPQLDVPIEQSPASLPGH from the coding sequence GTGCTTGTATTTCTGATTCACATTCGAGATCCCCAGTTCTACGCGCTCCCCGCGGCAACCCGCGCCACGAACGGCAGGACCCGCATCATGGGCTTTCCGCCCATTGGCATTATGTCCCTCTCCGCGGTTCTAAAACGGGCGGGCCACGAGTGCGTCATGTTCGACCAGGCCAACCCGGAAACGCCGAACGACACAATCGTCGCGGAGATCCGCCGGAGAAGGCCCGGTCTGGTCGGCTTGAGCTTCCTGAGTACGACCAGCTACCCGTATGCCAAGGTCCTCGCGCGTCAGATCCGCGCCGACAATGCCCAGGTGCCACTGGCCTTTGGCGGGGTGTTCGCCACTCTAAATGCGGTGCTGGTGAAGCAGCAGTGTCCGGAGGTCGACTTCGTCTGTCGCGGCGAGGGCGAGCAACTTCTTCTCGACCTCGTGGAGCGGCTGGACGACCCCGGCAGCGTCGCGGGAGTAACCTGGGCCGACGGCGACCGGGTCGTACACAATCCCGATCGCACGTTGGACCGGCGGCTCGACCAGTGGCCTTTTCCCGACCGCGAGAGTTTGCCGCTCGAGTTCGTCGAGTCGATGCCGCTCGACGTTCCGACCGTCCTTTCCATGGATCGATTCACCACCGTGCAGACGTCACGCGGCTGTCCGTGGTCGTGCGTGTTCTGCGACATCCCGATCTTCAACGAAGGCAAGTGGCGCTCGCGGAGTCCGCAGCACGTGGTCGGCGAACTCGCCCACCTGCAGCGGGAGGGCTACGGAGCGGTTTACTTCGTCGATGACCATTTCCTGCTGCAACCCAAACGGATAGACGCGATCTGCAAGGGCATCGCCGACGCCGGGGTTACGATCAAGTGGGGCTGCGAGGGCCGGGTCGGCTCGACGGCGGAGCACCTGTTCCCGGCGATGGTCAGGGCGCACTGCCGCACCGTGATGTTCGGCGTCGAAAGCGGGAGTCAGGCGGTTCTCGACCGGCTGAAGAAGCGGCAGACCCTGGCCGACGTCGAAACCGCGGTTACTGCAGCCAAGCGGGCCGGCGTCGAAATCGTGCACGGGTTCTTTGTCGTCGGCAGCCCCGGTGAGACGGTCGAGGACATGCACGCCACCTTCGACTTCGCCGCACGCCTGCCGCTTGACACTTTCGCGTTCAATCGTCTGTGCGTGTACCGCGGCACGCCCCTGTGGCAGGAGTACGTTGCGCGCGGCATCGTGAGCGACGCTGCCGACTGGTACAAGTACTTCAAGTGCTCCGAGATAGATTCCACCTGTCTGTCCGGCGAGCAGATCAACGCGGTGCGCGCCAGCGGCCTGCGACGCGTGTTCCGCTACAAGCTCCTGCACTACCCGATACAGACACTGCGCCTGCTGCGCCGCTTCCTGCGACACATGCCGCTCCGGGACGTACTCTACCTGCTTCGCAAACCGTTCCTCGGAAACAGCAGCGGCGCCACCCCCAACGAAGTGCTGTCACGCACCGTCGATCACGCCACCCTCAAGGACAGGGCAGCACAACTGACCCGCCAGCCCGAACCGCAACTCGACGTTCCCATCGAGCAGTCGCCAGCTTCCTTACCGGGCCACTGA
- a CDS encoding carboxylesterase family protein translates to MAALCIVVALGSAAGCERERRERHEPDASTRRTTASGAVLGFKGQYGSDAWLGIPFARPPVGDLRWRAPEPPSPWPGTREALASGDPCPQYSSVFGGVATGRSDEPVGNEDCLYLNVWAPRGATGGRRPVMLWIHGGGNSIGQAANYDGGRLAATHDVVVVAPNYRLGPFGWFRLAALRAGDPSPAGQSGNFGTLDLVRALQWVRDNAAAFGGDPDNVTIFGESAGGLNTFTLLLSSQATGLFHRAIVESGGTWMSPIAEAENFTDEAEPGAGNSSGEAALRMLQEDGLAGGRAAARARLQAMTDAEIAAYLRGRSTTAILEAYKPMPGIGMIDMPKVFPDGVVLPAEPALDRFAQRGGYNEVPVMLGTNRDENKLFMFADPFWVKRVLWILPRLRDPRMYDLTAKYLSLMWKATGADEPAATMAAAQRPSAFVYRFDWDEEPTYLGADLSEMLGAAHGLEIPFVFGHWDLGPAASMLFTDNNEAGRLLLSSQMMSYWTQFARTGDPGQGRDGSLPLWTSWDLTVGAPKFMVLDTPAGGGLRMSDSPVTRDLVLAQVAADPALSAPRDRCMVLRSLAKFSRGYSQSEYAAEPACTAYPYADYPWQR, encoded by the coding sequence ATGGCGGCCCTATGTATTGTGGTGGCGCTCGGGAGTGCCGCGGGTTGCGAACGTGAACGCCGCGAACGGCACGAGCCTGATGCAAGCACGCGGCGGACGACAGCGTCGGGCGCGGTGCTCGGCTTCAAAGGCCAGTACGGCAGCGACGCGTGGCTGGGAATTCCGTTTGCGCGTCCCCCCGTAGGCGACCTTCGTTGGCGTGCACCAGAACCGCCGTCACCGTGGCCGGGGACGCGTGAGGCTTTGGCCAGCGGCGATCCGTGCCCGCAATACTCGAGCGTATTCGGCGGCGTGGCGACCGGCCGCAGCGACGAGCCGGTCGGCAACGAGGACTGCCTCTACCTGAACGTCTGGGCCCCGCGCGGTGCGACCGGTGGGCGGCGGCCGGTCATGTTGTGGATCCACGGCGGCGGCAATTCGATCGGGCAGGCCGCCAACTATGACGGCGGCCGGCTGGCGGCAACGCATGACGTGGTTGTCGTCGCCCCCAACTACCGCCTCGGACCATTCGGCTGGTTCAGACTGGCGGCTCTGCGCGCCGGTGACCCGTCGCCGGCGGGGCAGTCCGGCAACTTCGGCACGCTCGACCTCGTGCGCGCCCTGCAGTGGGTACGCGACAACGCCGCGGCGTTCGGCGGCGATCCGGATAACGTGACGATCTTCGGCGAGTCGGCCGGCGGATTGAATACCTTCACGCTGCTGCTGAGCTCGCAGGCGACGGGATTGTTCCATCGGGCCATCGTCGAGAGCGGCGGAACGTGGATGAGCCCAATCGCCGAGGCCGAGAACTTCACCGACGAGGCCGAGCCGGGCGCCGGCAACAGCAGCGGTGAGGCCGCGCTGCGCATGCTTCAGGAGGACGGGCTTGCCGGCGGTCGCGCCGCCGCGCGGGCGCGCTTGCAGGCCATGACCGACGCGGAAATAGCGGCGTACCTGAGGGGCAGGAGCACGACGGCCATTCTCGAGGCCTACAAGCCCATGCCCGGCATCGGCATGATCGACATGCCGAAGGTGTTTCCCGACGGTGTGGTGCTGCCAGCCGAGCCGGCGCTCGATCGTTTCGCGCAGAGAGGCGGGTACAATGAGGTGCCGGTGATGCTCGGGACCAACCGCGACGAAAACAAGCTGTTCATGTTTGCCGACCCATTCTGGGTGAAGCGGGTGCTCTGGATACTGCCGCGGCTGCGGGACCCGCGCATGTACGACCTGACGGCGAAGTACTTGAGTCTAATGTGGAAGGCGACCGGAGCGGACGAGCCCGCGGCGACTATGGCGGCCGCGCAGAGGCCGAGTGCGTTCGTGTATCGGTTCGATTGGGACGAAGAGCCGACGTACCTCGGCGCCGATCTGTCGGAGATGCTGGGGGCGGCGCACGGACTCGAGATCCCGTTCGTGTTCGGGCACTGGGATCTCGGACCGGCGGCCAGCATGCTCTTCACCGACAACAACGAAGCGGGGCGCCTGCTGCTGTCGTCGCAGATGATGTCGTACTGGACGCAGTTCGCGCGCACCGGTGACCCCGGTCAGGGCCGCGACGGGTCGTTGCCGTTATGGACATCGTGGGATCTTACGGTGGGGGCGCCGAAGTTCATGGTGCTCGACACACCCGCCGGCGGCGGCCTGAGGATGTCGGATTCCCCGGTGACGCGCGATCTAGTGCTGGCGCAGGTGGCTGCCGACCCGGCCCTGTCGGCACCGCGCGACCGTTGCATGGTCCTGCGGAGCCTGGCGAAGTTCTCGCGCGGGTACTCGCAGTCGGAGTACGCGGCCGAGCCGGCGTGCACGGCGTATCCGTACGCCGACTATCCGTGGCAGAGGTAG
- a CDS encoding alpha/beta fold hydrolase, producing the protein MKNVTLRVFSLLCATAAAVVAWVLVAAVRPDFVVLAGAALAAFLSSGFLLLRVVDPGTDQTIRRRRLVWLLAGAAVYMSVAQFTVGRQPPRTLDDPVASPNVKYWTLPDGGRLAYLHTPAKGKRRDTPVVMLHGGPGIPALPVIEAKGVRPLDFLAADGFAVYYYDQRGAGFSSRVDLRREDAYSVAGHVADLEAVRAALGAERMVLVGHGWGATLAANYALAHPEHVARLVVIAPAPLWYPAFEEMVTPDARATLTEVQASTLALLEQPPFRLVIGRLTATTSRKAAHTMVEDYEVDQWWTRSLEAEGRLAQPNLVCNSDPARLLPPVLGVGYFAHSYTLADALQLPDPRPALEKLQVPVLIVRGICDYIRWEVAHEYLTTLPGAKYVAVPAGGYLLWVEQQSLLETVVGAFLRGEEVPLAFHHPRD; encoded by the coding sequence ATGAAGAACGTGACACTTCGCGTGTTCAGTCTTCTTTGCGCCACGGCTGCCGCCGTGGTCGCGTGGGTGCTGGTTGCGGCGGTGCGGCCGGACTTCGTTGTGCTGGCCGGCGCCGCGCTGGCTGCCTTCCTGTCGAGCGGCTTCCTGCTGCTGCGGGTTGTTGACCCGGGCACCGACCAGACCATCCGGAGGCGCCGGTTGGTCTGGCTTCTGGCCGGCGCCGCGGTCTACATGTCGGTCGCCCAGTTCACGGTCGGCCGCCAGCCGCCACGAACGCTCGACGATCCGGTGGCGTCCCCCAACGTGAAGTACTGGACACTGCCGGACGGGGGACGCCTCGCGTACCTCCACACCCCGGCAAAAGGGAAGCGGCGCGATACTCCGGTGGTGATGCTGCACGGCGGCCCCGGCATCCCGGCGCTCCCCGTCATCGAAGCGAAGGGAGTCCGACCGCTCGACTTTCTCGCCGCCGATGGCTTCGCCGTCTATTACTACGACCAGCGCGGCGCCGGGTTTTCGAGCCGCGTCGACCTGCGCCGCGAAGATGCGTATTCGGTTGCCGGCCATGTGGCGGACCTCGAGGCGGTGCGAGCGGCGCTCGGGGCCGAACGCATGGTGCTGGTGGGGCACGGATGGGGTGCCACGCTGGCAGCGAACTACGCACTCGCGCATCCCGAACACGTAGCCCGGCTGGTCGTCATCGCGCCGGCACCGCTCTGGTATCCCGCGTTCGAGGAGATGGTGACCCCCGACGCACGGGCCACACTGACCGAGGTTCAGGCGTCGACCCTGGCTCTCCTCGAACAGCCCCCGTTCCGTCTCGTCATCGGCAGATTGACGGCCACCACCAGCCGCAAGGCGGCGCACACGATGGTCGAAGACTACGAAGTCGATCAATGGTGGACCCGCAGCCTGGAAGCTGAGGGGCGGCTCGCGCAACCCAATCTGGTATGCAACAGCGACCCGGCGCGCCTGCTGCCTCCGGTTCTCGGCGTCGGTTATTTCGCCCACAGCTATACGCTCGCCGACGCGTTGCAGCTCCCCGACCCGCGACCCGCCCTGGAGAAACTCCAGGTGCCGGTGCTCATTGTACGCGGGATCTGCGACTACATCCGCTGGGAGGTGGCGCACGAGTACCTCACCACCCTCCCGGGCGCCAAGTACGTGGCCGTACCCGCCGGCGGCTATCTCCTCTGGGTGGAACAACAGTCGCTCCTCGAAACGGTGGTGGGGGCGTTCCTGCGCGGCGAAGAGGTTCCGCTGGCGTTCCACCATCCGAGGGACTGA
- a CDS encoding YraN family protein codes for MTDDRQSLGAAGERVAESFLRRLRYTIVARNYRTPSGEIDLIALDGPTVVFVEVKTRTGTDHGSPFDAVSRHKQRQMTRAAQRFLASRRLLERPARFDVVGIWWNDGEPRCELIRNAFDAC; via the coding sequence ATGACAGACGATCGCCAGAGCCTCGGTGCGGCGGGAGAGCGGGTCGCCGAGAGCTTCCTGCGCCGTCTACGATATACGATCGTGGCACGCAACTACCGCACCCCGAGTGGCGAGATCGATCTCATAGCCCTCGACGGCCCCACGGTTGTGTTCGTCGAGGTCAAGACCCGCACCGGCACGGATCACGGCTCGCCTTTCGACGCCGTCAGCCGTCACAAGCAGCGGCAGATGACCCGCGCCGCACAGCGCTTCCTTGCCTCCCGGCGTCTGCTCGAGCGACCGGCCCGCTTCGACGTGGTCGGTATCTGGTGGAACGACGGCGAGCCACGCTGCGAGCTGATCCGCAACGCCTTCGACGCCTGCTGA
- a CDS encoding AMP-binding protein: MYPGTHALTTPGKPAYVMAGSGEVVTYRQLDERSNRCAHLFRSLGLRRGDHVALCLENHPRFFEIAWAAQRSGLYYTAVSSRLTPGEMEYIVRDCGARVFLTSAHKREAAAQLVEPLRDIAARFMLDGTIPGFSAYEEAVTAHPETPVSDEAEGQDMLYSSGTTGRPKGVKLSLSGRPVGTPNPLFHLVTALYAADADTVYLSPAPLYHAAPLRFCMTVHRLGGTTVVMEKFDPAEALRLIERHRVTHSQWVPTMFVRLLKLPEEERARYDLSSLRVAIHAAAPCPIPVKEQMIAWWGPVLHEYYAATEGNGFTAIDSTDWLAHKGSVGRALLGEVRIVGEDGLELPAGEIGTVYFAKGPRFEYHNDPEKTAGSRNTQGWSTLGDIGYVDADGFLYLTDRKANMIISGGVNIYPQEAENVLVTHPKVADVAVFGVPNEELGEEVKAVVQPIDMRDAGAELERELIAFCQEQLARYKCPRSIDFEAELPRHPTGKLYKRLLRERYWKGHATQIV; this comes from the coding sequence ATGTATCCCGGAACGCATGCGCTGACGACTCCCGGCAAGCCCGCTTACGTCATGGCCGGCAGTGGGGAGGTCGTAACCTATCGCCAGCTCGACGAGCGCTCGAACCGTTGCGCGCATCTGTTTCGGTCTCTTGGCTTGCGCCGTGGCGACCACGTCGCGCTGTGCCTCGAGAACCACCCCCGGTTCTTCGAGATCGCCTGGGCGGCCCAACGGTCCGGACTCTACTATACGGCCGTCAGCTCTAGGCTTACCCCCGGCGAGATGGAGTACATCGTCCGCGATTGCGGGGCCAGGGTCTTTCTTACCTCGGCCCACAAACGCGAGGCGGCGGCGCAGTTGGTCGAACCGCTACGCGATATTGCGGCCCGATTCATGCTCGACGGGACCATCCCCGGGTTCTCCGCCTACGAGGAAGCGGTGACGGCGCACCCGGAGACGCCGGTGAGCGACGAGGCCGAAGGCCAGGATATGCTGTATTCCTCGGGTACGACGGGCCGTCCGAAAGGCGTCAAGCTGTCGCTTTCCGGCCGTCCCGTGGGAACGCCGAACCCCCTTTTCCATCTGGTCACCGCACTCTACGCCGCCGACGCCGACACCGTATACCTGTCGCCTGCGCCGCTTTACCACGCCGCACCGCTGCGGTTCTGCATGACCGTGCACCGCCTTGGCGGTACCACGGTCGTCATGGAGAAGTTCGATCCGGCCGAGGCGTTACGCTTGATCGAACGGCACCGTGTGACCCATAGCCAGTGGGTACCCACGATGTTCGTGCGACTGCTGAAGCTGCCCGAGGAGGAGAGGGCGCGCTACGATCTGTCGAGCCTGCGCGTGGCGATCCACGCCGCGGCCCCGTGCCCGATTCCGGTGAAGGAACAGATGATCGCGTGGTGGGGACCCGTACTGCACGAGTACTACGCCGCTACGGAGGGCAACGGTTTCACGGCGATCGACTCGACCGATTGGCTGGCGCACAAGGGCTCGGTTGGCCGCGCCCTGCTCGGCGAGGTGCGCATCGTCGGCGAAGACGGTCTGGAATTGCCGGCCGGAGAGATAGGAACGGTGTACTTCGCCAAAGGACCGCGTTTCGAATACCACAACGATCCGGAGAAGACGGCCGGCTCGCGCAATACGCAGGGTTGGTCGACACTCGGCGACATCGGCTACGTCGACGCCGACGGCTTCCTGTACCTTACCGATCGCAAGGCCAACATGATCATCTCCGGCGGCGTCAACATCTACCCGCAGGAGGCGGAGAATGTGCTGGTCACGCACCCGAAAGTTGCCGACGTGGCCGTCTTCGGCGTGCCTAACGAGGAGCTCGGCGAAGAAGTGAAGGCGGTCGTGCAGCCGATCGACATGCGCGATGCCGGTGCAGAATTGGAACGTGAGCTGATCGCCTTCTGTCAGGAGCAACTGGCGCGTTACAAATGCCCGCGTTCGATCGACTTCGAGGCGGAGTTGCCTCGCCACCCGACCGGCAAGCTCTACAAGCGGCTCCTGAGGGAGCGCTACTGGAAGGGTCACGCGACGCAGATCGTTTGA